The DNA window GCTTCCCCTGGATTGTGTacctctagatttttttttttcaataagagaggaaataaaaatcaattttaagttGCTGCTTTTTTGGATTCCTGTATAAAGCAGCCAAAACTAATTCTAATTAAACACTGCATGTCAAAGATTTGGGGCTGGGATATGAATTCCTTGGCAGCAGGAGCTGTGTTGATTCACCTGTCCCCAGGATCAGCCAGTGCCTAGTAAATGGTTGGCAAATTAATAAAGAGTGCAAAACCCTGCTGCAGAGAAACTCAATAAATGATCAGCATCAGACTTTTTGTGCAAGGAAGTATGATGTTCGCGGTGCAGTCACACAGGCTTGGGCTCCGTCCCTTGCAGGACCACTCACCAGCTCTGTGGTTCTGGGCAAGTGAAccaagcctcagttccctcacctgtaaaatgggatttcAGGATCTGCCTGGCAGCCAGCACTGAGGGGGAGTCCCTACGGCCTGCTGAACCTCACATGGAGGGCCCCTGGATGCTCACCTGGTGATCTGGGGCAGAGAGACGAGCTTGCTGGCAGAGGCGGCAGCGTGGAAGCTGTGGGCTCCCTTGGTCTCCAGGGCGATGATGGGCACGTCCCCCCAGCCCACCTCATGCAGTCCCTGGACCACTCCGCACAGCAGGCCACCGCCACCCACAGACAGCGCGATGGCCCCTGGCTTTGTGCCCAGTGTCTCCTTCAGTTCCTTCACGATGGACGTGTGACCTTCCCTTCAGGGTGGCAGAGGGGGCAGGTCAGGGCTGGGCTTCCTGGAGACACTAGACAGGGGACCCTTCCacttgtcccctcctccccaggtcCACCCTGGTTTCCAGCTGCCAGCATCTCATCCCCAACTGAAGGCTtcctctggccccagggctgcctctgaACATGGCAACTGGCAGTGCCAACCGATGACACCCCTGAGAATATCTTTCACCCAGTGTCCGTGGGAGGTAAGAATTAGGGGTGTTGGTGCCTAAACACCCCTGCTGGTGGGTAGCCCTGGTCTGTGCTCTGTGCTGGCTCTCAGGGGCCCCCACAAAATGGAGCTCCAGCTGCCCACAGCAGTCTCCTGCCCACGAGATGTCGGGTAGtggcttctttccttcctcatcaCCCCTCCCTGCTTCTCTAAGGAATCGCCTCCCAAGCAAACTGCTTTCCCTGAAACCCTCGTCTTGGGGTCCACTTCTGGACACGTCCAGTGGCAGACACCTGTGTACCAGAGAGCACACAGTCGCTCACGGCCGTGGAGAACGGGAGTTGGAGCAGGCgtgtgtgtgcttctgtgtgatggcgtgtgcatgcacacatgtgccaCTGCTGTGCATAGTAAGGTGACAGGTGCCCACCCGGCGGTGGAGGAGGGGGACGCTGCCCACACCAGGCAACCTGGGCTCCACGTACCAGATGAGGGGGTCGTCAAAGGGAGGGATGAAGACCCAGCCTGGGTTCTTCGCCAGTTTCTTGGCCAGCTCGAAAGCCTCGTCCAGCATCTGCAAGGCCACAGGGGAGGCAGGAGCCGGTGAGGCGCCGGGACACGCTCCTCTGCTGccggctgccctccctgccccaggctggcactcacctCACCCACCACCTTGACTGTGGCGCCCTCACTCTTGAGCCCCTCGATGGTGGTGGCGGGGGTGGTGCTGGGCACCACGATCGTGGCAGGGATGCCCAGCTTCCTGGCGGCGTAGGCGGCCGCCATGCCCGCATTGCCCGCTGTCAGGGGCGGGGGGTAGAGTCTATCAGTGCGGGAAGGCCTGGGAGCCCGACCTCCAGCCTCTGAACCCCTTTGGGTGACCTCAGGCCTCCCCCTGGAGTTCCAAATTGTGCCTGCTGCAAATGTGTGCAACAGCTCATGGCTAGGGAAACCGGGGCCTAGGGAGGTGGGGCTCTTGGCCCTGGGACACACAGCGGAGGACAAGTGGAGACAGACAGGCCACTCACCTGAGGAACAGACGAAGTGTTTACAGCCTTGCTCAGCCCACTGTGGAGACgaggggggagggggtcaggCCATCCCTGGGCTCTTCCCTCCCACCTGGAACACCTCCCCGGGATTCTAGCTGAACTGTGCTTCCTTCACGTGGACCTTGTATTGCCCTCACCTGTCAAATGCCGTCTTTCCTCCCCAAAGAGCCTGATCCAGGGAAGGGTGACGGAGAGGCTGGCAGCGGACAGCTCTGGGGTCAGCCCACAGGGGGCCCTCATGGCGGGCACCCCTTATCCAGCGAAAGCGCTAATGGTGGGTGCTCAGCCACTGCGAGGAGTCAGTGGGGCCTAGCCTGGAACGCCTGGGTTTCACAGGGCACTGGCCCTGCCCCCTCGAGGAAAGAGGACCTGCCACCCTTGCCCGGAGCTCTCCCGTACCGTCTGGCAGAGGTGTCCGATGCCCCGGATCTTGAAGGAGCCTGAGGGCTGGGAACTGTCCATCTTGAGATAGACGTTGGTGCCGGCCACTTTGGACAGGGCCACGCTGTCACGGATGGGGGTCTTCACGTGCAGGGGCTCTCGGGAAGTCATTgctgggaaaagggagggagcaggCCAGGGAGCTGGGTGTCTGGCTGGACCAAGAGAGCGAGGAACAGGTTGGAGAAGGTCTAGACGGATGGATGGGCAGACAGTCCACAGACAGATGGAAAGGGGACGGACAGGTAGACAGTCTTCTGAATTGTCCCAGGGCTACCAGGTCCCTGGCTTTATTCCCTGGGCACCTCTGGGCAGCCAATAAGGCCTCAGGGCCAGCCACACCTCCGCCAGGACACGCCCCCTGGCCTgaggcccagggctgcccagaggggaaggggaggctggCAGCCTCCTCCAGTCTCTCTCCCTGACCCCTCTCTGCTCCCTTCCTGCCacttcccctccccatccccagcgTCTTCATTTGCACAGAGGACAATACCCAGTTCCCAGGGTCTCTAGGAGGCTGCAGGCGGATGGTGTGAGACAATGCTCTTAAAGTCACTAGCAGGTGCTCGGTACATAGTAGGCACCCAAGAAACAAACCCCGGGAGAAACGGGCACGGTCGTTACCTATGCCCGTCCTGCGGAAAGGGAAACTGATGCACGGACAGAGGGCGgagctggtgctggagcccagcagTCTGACTCGCGAAGGTGCAATCAGAACCTGTCCTCTATCGCCTTCCCCACCATCCTTTTGGGACTCTTTCATTACAAAGGGGCAGAAGGCACTGTGGGTAAGACCAGGCAGACCAGGGCTCACATATCGACTGCTGTTTGCTagctgtggggccctgggcagTCCCTTTGCCTCCTGGAGCCTCcctttgctcatctgtaaagtggggacagtAATGGTGCCTCTCCCCTGGGGATAGACGACATGATAATGTACGAGTATGTAAGTAACTAAGGGGCCCAGAACTCAGTGCCCAGTAAGTGTTAGCAGCTGCTGTATCTTCGTCTTCGTCGTCATCATCACAGAACAGCTGGGTCTTGCACCTGAATTCACTTCTTGCCGCACGCCGAGCATCCTGCCGTCCCTGGCTGCACGCAGGggcctgtgtgtgcacaggcTGGCACACATGcgcttgcacacacacacagccctggcctgCCGTCTTCCTGGCCCCCTCAACAAAGCTCCCTTGTCTGGTCGGCCGGGACATGAATACCGATGAGACAGAGGGGGCTCGAGCAGCCTGCACAGCCGTCCCTCTCGGTGTGACAAGCTGCCCCTTCTTGCTGCCCCACCGACCTTCCACAGGCTCGCCCAAGGCCTCTCCCCGGTGGGACGTCCACAGGCACGTGCTGGGCATACTGGGCGCGGCTCATGTGTGGCCCTGAGTGTATAGGGCCGGCACCCCTGCTGCCCTGTGTCTGCTGGGGCCTGCTCTCATGCCAAGGGTTTCCCGTGTGGGGTGTCGCTTCATCAGATTATTAGGTTACCCATGCAGTCAGTGAGGTGGGGATGAAGGACACGGGTGAATTATTTCCACTCTGCTGCCGTCAGTCACGCTGTGGTTGGATGGCAGGGCCGTGGGGGCTGCAAACAAAAGAATTCATTGTTTCTGTAGCCCTCTCTCTGTTGTTCCATTTGTCCCAACAAGGGGGAGTCACTGTTGTGACTTGAAGAAAAACCAAATTAAGAAAATCAATCATAAAAAGATCCCCAAAGAggggaaaagacaaaatatatattgCTGTTATTGACATCCTGTTTGGgcatatcctttttaaaaaaaatttcaaagattttattttttagagggggggaagggagaaagaaagggagggagagaaatatccatgtgagagagaaacgtggatcggttgcctcccgcacgcccccaaccgcgggcctggccggcaacccaggcgtgcgccccgactgggaatcaaccttGCAGCCTTTCCTTTTGTGGGACaacgtccaacccactgagccactccagtcagggct is part of the Desmodus rotundus isolate HL8 chromosome 7, HLdesRot8A.1, whole genome shotgun sequence genome and encodes:
- the SDS gene encoding L-serine dehydratase/L-threonine deaminase; this encodes MTSREPLHVKTPIRDSVALSKVAGTNVYLKMDSSQPSGSFKIRGIGHLCQTWAEQGCKHFVCSSAGNAGMAAAYAARKLGIPATIVVPSTTPATTIEGLKSEGATVKVVGEMLDEAFELAKKLAKNPGWVFIPPFDDPLIWEGHTSIVKELKETLGTKPGAIALSVGGGGLLCGVVQGLHEVGWGDVPIIALETKGAHSFHAAASASKLVSLPQITSVAKALCVKTVAAQALKMFQEHPIFSEVISDQEAVAAIERFVDDEKILVEPACGAALAAVYSHVVQKLQGEGKLCNPLSSLVVIVCGGSNISLAQLQALKKQLGMINELPK